CCGCAGATCGGAGGGCATGGCGGATGCCGAGGGAGGCGCCGGAAGCAGACCCGGCGAGGTATCCGATGCCAGTGTAGTAGGTGAGGTTCTCGCCCCAGGAGCGGCGCTCGGCGAGGGATTCTTCCTGGAAGAGAAACTCCGGGGACGTGGGGAGGTCGTAGAGGGTGCGGTGGGGGATCTGAAGATCGTGGTAGGGGTTGTAAAACCGCCGTCCGCTCGAATCCTGTCTACGATCGGCGTCATCTCCCCCATAGGTCCTCGGATCGGCCATCTGAGCCCGTCCTATTTCTAGGGTTTCGGTGGATTTCTAGGTAGAGTAGgagcttctcgcgacgtcgccggGGGCGAAATGCAACGGAACGGCGGCGAGAAGGGAGGGCTTTGGCTCTTCTATTTTGGAGTAGGCTTTATTGGAATTTTACGGAAAGCACCCTGTTGAATTTAGACTTCAGTCCTCGGAAATATCTACCTTTGTTCCGTCAACCCTTCTGGAATCCTCCCACGTGAGTGTTTGTATTATTGGATTAATATTTTAActatatatcataaaaaaatttactatTTCAAGCTCTTAAACTTTAATGAGTTTAGCATATTATCACCATGTAATGTTTTATGTATATACTAGAGaaactaaaataaaaatttatatttaaaatattaattttgtgGTGATATATCAATTTCACCTATTAAAAAATCatccaatatattttttaaattaaatttaatatatttttataattaaaaaatcaaTCTAATGTTGATGCACAAAACTCATTtaccaaatattaaaattttaaatattatttaatatattttttgcaCCTAAAAATCTATATATGATTTGTTTGATCTACTTACCAAAAATTGATAATTCGGAACCTCATTCAATATATTTTATCGAACTCATTTATCATCTAAAATCAAGAATTTGAAATCTAATTCGAGATTATTTGAAGACATTGATTAGTTTAACCAATAAAAAAATCAACCTTCATAGCTTATAtcctttataaaaagaagaaaaaaaaacgtgAATGTAAGAATACGGGCGTACAAAAACTACGACTCTTCCCCCTTCGTCTTAGCCTGGTTTTGTGCCGCTAAGATGTCACTCGAATGTCCTACGTCGCATCTAATAAATAAGCTTGTTTGCTCGTGTCATCGCAATCCGAAGTGTCCAACTTCTTCGACGAGGAGATTTATATGGAGAACAAAACAGGTTCAAAGACTTCCCTACGGCATCTCTCTCCCTGTTGCTGGTAATTGCTTTTGCTTCTCAAAATCCTGAGGGTTCCATCTACTAAATCAAAAAAGTTGTTTCTCAAGTTCCAAAATTATGCTGGGAAGAATATTCGTACATATGCGCTGATGCGTAGGAAACTTCTCTATCTTTCTTGCATATTACTTGCTTGCGGAAATGCCAATGTTAATGTTTGAACAAACGGATTCTTCCAGTGTATGCAATGTCATGTCGACAATAGTTCTATATTTGTTTGTTACTATTGCCTGGTAAGATGTAGATCAAAGCAGATCATTTATCTTCTTAAAAGGACCATCCTGGAACTGATTCTGGTTGTAGCTCACGGAGGGCATCTGTAGGAAACTACACCGAGGCTGGCTGATGTAACTATGGGTTTCGGTAAGTCCTAGGAATCTTCACATCTGATGCCAATATGTGATTATTATTGTTGGAAAAAGATTAGTATATTAAATTGAGTTAGTGAAAAAACTGGATGATGGAAAAACATAAGACTTGACCAACGTTGACCGAAGTCAACCAGtcaacttcctcttcttcttctctgccgTTGCTGCCACAAGCCAATTGGCAGGTGACTTGGTCAACTACCCTAAATGATTCACCCAAATCCGACTCAATTTGAGTCAGTTCTCACAATTATAGGATTTGACGCTGTTTCTGTTTCAATCTTAGAGGCAGGTAAGCACTCTTGTGCACCCATAGGAAGATTTATTTGGTTAGAATTTAGCTGCAAAATAAGTTGATAGTTGACCTTGCAATAGCTTGAAATACTCTACTAAGTTGTCAACTTCATTTATGTTAGCATCCTCAGGGAGAGTAGGATAGCGAGCTTACATGACTAACATTACAAAGTGAAAACTTAATTCTGTGTTATCATGGACACTATCACTTTGAACACTGTTTTCACATTCCAACTAATTCAGAGGTTAAAACGTTTAACCCTTTTCACAAGGCACTTTGTATTAGTTTTTCATCAATATCACTAATGTAATTATGCTGTTGATCTGTATTTTTCGGTGTCCTATGTGATTTATGCCATTCAGAAGGAAGCAAAATACAGTAACATTCTTCATGGCCATCACAGATATTTCAGTTCAAACTCAATATTTCAATATTCTAAGAAAATTACAACCACAAGAACGTATCATATGTGCCAACTATTTGGACTGAGCTTTTCCCACCATTGAGTTCCGTTGCTGGCAAAATAACTAGTCAAATTAAGAACCATCTatgttttttcttattatttctaATATAGTCTTCCTTTACCATTCTACAATTTTTGATCCAGAATTATAGATAGAATCTACACAAGTTTATTGTGTTTTTGTCTTCTTTACAACTTGAAAGCATTACATGTTAATGTTGGTACTCTCACTGGTCTCTTATTGCCTCTGGTACAGCAACCTTTCCGATATGTCATAATGGAGAGGGATTCTTCAGGCAAATACAAATCTGATCTCCTGATGAACCAATAACAACATTTCACGAGTGCTGTAATGAGAATCATCATCATGAATGGCGAGATGGCTGAGATATCAGATTTCATTCTTTCTACTTGGTAAGTACTTACGGTGGAGGAAGTTCCATATGTTTTGTTAATTTTCTGTAGTGTGCCTTGCAGCTTGAATTTGAGAAAAAGGACACCATGATAAGATTTCATAATCCCATATATCAACCTTAGGAATTTATCAAAAATCAAACTTTTATGTGATATGGGCTCGTAGAATGTGTTATGCTTAGTATATGTTTTCGAAAGAACAATTTGCCAAGAACCAAGTCAACCCCTTTAATGTTTGACTTATAGATTGTGGGTATTTGGTTGATTTCATATCAGATCAGAGACTGCCAGATTGATAGATGGATTGCCAGATTCGAAATACAATATCATAGTTAGACTTGTTAGTCATCATCAAATTGCCTGCCACATCGAGTGAATAGCTAGAgataaatatcttaaattaaaTGGCTGATTTATTTGCATGTTTTATTGCTACAGCGAAGCTGCCAACTTGTTCCTTTACTTTACCAAGTGCTTTGCACGTTATACTGCAATAACCTTTCCAGCATGCAACTAAAAAAAAATCTGCACCTCAAGTGCTGAGTATATTATTccatcagaaaaagaaaaaaaaataaggtCATTGTGCAGCCTGACCAACTTGACCTTTATTTTCTCTGAACTATGGGCAATATAATTAATTCTATTAACTTTATTGATCCATCTCCATGCCATGTAATTAAGCATCAAGCATTTGCTCCTCTTGTTGTCCTTTAGATTGCTGCTGCTAGACCTCTTGAGACGGCTTCACGGATTCTTCATCTCGAGGAACTACAGATGAAGAAGGCTTCTTGTGGTCGATGGGCTCAAAGCACGCAAGTGTGGCTAACGTGCCCACGGCATCGACGACTCCTCCGACCCTCTCCGACACCTCTATCAGTAACGATGCTGCTGTGAAGAGAGGCATGACTTCCATTAACGAAATCGTCGTTGCTGGAACACAATGCCTCTTCTCTATAgttgctgcttctgctgctgctgctgctgctggtgacTGTGTTAATTGTTTGGGAAGTGATCGCAAGGCAACTTGGAGCTCCTCCACTGCATCATTCATCTCTCCTACTAAAACTTGAATGCTTCGCGACTCCTTCATCGACTTGACGGAGCTCGATATCTCCTTCAAGACCTTCGATGAACCCAAACTCAACCTCATGCAGACATCACGTAGATGACGCTTCATGTGCTCTGGTGCCTGTAATAAGTCGGAGTTTAGAGTCTTGGATGACATATGAAGCTTTCCTATTTGAAGTGGCAATGCGAACCTGGATCTCTGagttgatgcaaccattgagggcTTCCATGCAGTAGGCACAGTACCGCATGGCGGCTCCAACTTTGAGGTATTGGCTCCATGGATGCTTGAAGCCAAATTTGCCATGCCCAGGTTCCCATCTTGCAAGATTGGCCTGTGAATCTTCAGATGCTTTGGAATTCAGGACGTTCTTATATCCCTGTGACCTCTGAGAGCACGACACCTCTCCTTCAACCTTCTTATCCTTCATGAAGTAGTCTTCCACTAAACCTGTGCGATTGGAAAAGAAGCAATTAATTCTCCACGTCTTACTAAGCTGTCATGATCTTTTTGAGAGAGGACGTACCCTCTAATGAATCAGCGAGCTTATCCATGTTACGGGAAACCAGGAGGTGAAGCTCTTGGCCAGCCCACACGGGACGAACAAGAACGCAAACAACGAGACATATGGCGATACCGATGGCGATGGTGCAGATACGCACCTGTGCCAATCGGAGCAGTTCATCCACACGATATCCAGATACAGCCACCAAGCTGAAGGTGAGGATAAATATGGTGATCCCGTAGTCGAACCGTGCTTTTATGTTGGGTATGAATCGAGAGAACGTAGCAGCCGAAGCTGAATGCAACAAAGAATCAATCCATGAGCAAAAAGCTTACGAAAATTGATTCGAAATAAGGAGAATTCCATGTATAATCATCAAAATGTCATACCTAGGAGAAAGACGGAAGAACTCAGAATAATAGGCTCCACTTTTTCTCCGGATTTACTTGCGATCCAATGGATGCCGACGGCAAGAGTGCCCGCCGTCGATGTTGCTACAGCTCTGTTTATTCCTTTGTACAAGCAGCCACCTGCACATGAATGATGGATAGGGTTCATAAAATTGTTGTATATGCGTATAGTTTCAAGGTCATCATAGGTTTATAGTTTACTCACCAACGGTGAATTCAAAGACCACCACCACTGTCATCACTGCCCACAGAGCGCATCCTCCAACGCCGTCGTACAATGGCCTGGTGTAGTAGAAGAGTGAGACCAACGTTAGTGCGATCCCGACTTTGACACCATGGATGACCTTGC
This Musa acuminata AAA Group cultivar baxijiao unplaced genomic scaffold, Cavendish_Baxijiao_AAA HiC_scaffold_1062, whole genome shotgun sequence DNA region includes the following protein-coding sequences:
- the LOC135666020 gene encoding aluminum-activated malate transporter 10-like, yielding MATEKEAQGGLEWRVSVPEGSAAEMELESKWIHRARTWLIQLVMTVISKVTSFGKKAGKIGADDPRKVIHGVKVGIALTLVSLFYYTRPLYDGVGGCALWAVMTVVVVFEFTVGGCLYKGINRAVATSTAGTLAVGIHWIASKSGEKVEPIILSSSVFLLASAATFSRFIPNIKARFDYGITIFILTFSLVAVSGYRVDELLRLAQVRICTIAIGIAICLVVCVLVRPVWAGQELHLLVSRNMDKLADSLEGLVEDYFMKDKKVEGEVSCSQRSQGYKNVLNSKASEDSQANLARWEPGHGKFGFKHPWSQYLKVGAAMRYCAYCMEALNGCINSEIQAPEHMKRHLRDVCMRLSLGSSKVLKEISSSVKSMKESRSIQVLVGEMNDAVEELQVALRSLPKQLTQSPAAAAAAEAATIEKRHCVPATTISLMEVMPLFTAASLLIEVSERVGGVVDAVGTLATLACFEPIDHKKPSSSVVPRDEESVKPSQEV